The Streptomyces rimosus genomic interval TCCCGCCGACCGCGCCGGTCCGCCGGATGCGGCGGCCTGTGAGGACTCACCGCTCCCTGCCGGCTCTTCGGGCTCTTCGGTTCCGGACCGTGCGCCGACCGCCAAGTCCCCCACATCCACTCCTTACTCCACGCCACCGCCCGCCCGATCGTCGGTGCAGGCCCACCACTCCCATAACGAGCGGGAGTTCCGCAGGGGTCGGGAGTACGGACAAACTGTCGGAGGACACCCTATGCGGCACGTGCCCCGACGTCGCCCTCGCACCCGGCGCGTCGCGTACGGTCGCGTAGGTCTCCGGCTCCTCCAGGCGGCGCCAGTGCCCCACCGGCCAGGCGATGACCACCGCCCGGCCCACCACGCTGTCGACCGAGATCGTCCCACGGTACGGCTCGTCCAGGTGATACCGCGAGTCCGCCGAATTGGAGCGGTGGTCGCCCATCACGAAGATCCGCCCGGCGGGAACCTTGACCTCGAAGGTGAACTGCGAGGGCGGATTGCCCGGATGTATGTACGGTTCGTCCAGGGGCGTGCCGTTGACCGTGACGCGCCCCTGCTTGTCGCAGCACTTGACCGTGTCACCCCCGACGCCCACCACCCGCTTGATCAGATCCTGCTCGTCGGCGGACGGAAGCAGTCCGATGAAGGTCAGGAATTCCTTGATCTGCTTGACCACGACGGGGTCGTCGGCGGGCTTGACCTGCTCGCCCTTGAGCCAGCCCCCGGGGTCCTTGAAGACGACCACGTCACCGCGCTCGGGCTCGGAGCCGAACCAGGGGGTCAGCTTGTCGACCAGCACCCGGTCGCCGATCCGGATGGTCTGCTCCATCGAGCCCGAGGGAATCACGAACGCCTGAACGAGAAAGGTCTTGAGCACCAGCGCGATGGCCAGGGCCACGCCGATGAGGATCGGTATTTCCTTGAGGTAGGAGCGACGCCTGCGGCGTTTGATGCGGCGCGCCTGGCGCCGCCGCTCGGCGCGCCCTCCTCTGGCGGGCTTGATCGTACGTGTGACGACGCCGGGGTCACCGTCGTTCTCCGCGGTCCCGAGGCCGTACGCTCCGCCGGCGTCACCCCCTGCGCCTCCGCCTGCATACGCCCCGGCCCCGTGCCCCCCGGTTCCGTACGGCCCGTCCGCGTACCCGTCGTACCTTCCGTTCGGCCCGTCGGCGTACTCGTCGTACCTCCCGTGCGCTCCAGCCTCGTACGTCCCGTACGAACCCTCCCCGTACGCCCCCTCGGCGCCCACCGCGCCCGCATCCGCCTCCGTAACCCCTCGCTGCCCGCGTTTGGGCCGCCCCCGGTTACCCATGGCTGCCTGCCGGGCCCGGTATGCCGTCGAAGGCAGGCGGGCGGTGCAGGGTCGTCCAGTGGCCCACCGGCCAGGCGATCCAGTCGGCGCGGCCGATCACCTTGCCGACCGGAACGGTGCCCCCGCCCGGTTCGCCGAGGTGGTCCCGTGAGTCACGTG includes:
- the lepB gene encoding signal peptidase I encodes the protein MGAEGAYGEGSYGTYEAGAHGRYDEYADGPNGRYDGYADGPYGTGGHGAGAYAGGGAGGDAGGAYGLGTAENDGDPGVVTRTIKPARGGRAERRRQARRIKRRRRRSYLKEIPILIGVALAIALVLKTFLVQAFVIPSGSMEQTIRIGDRVLVDKLTPWFGSEPERGDVVVFKDPGGWLKGEQVKPADDPVVVKQIKEFLTFIGLLPSADEQDLIKRVVGVGGDTVKCCDKQGRVTVNGTPLDEPYIHPGNPPSQFTFEVKVPAGRIFVMGDHRSNSADSRYHLDEPYRGTISVDSVVGRAVVIAWPVGHWRRLEEPETYATVRDAPGARATSGHVPHRVSSDSLSVLPTPAELPLVMGVVGLHRRSGGRWRGVRSGCGGLGGRRTVRNRRARRAGRER